The Carassius carassius chromosome 28, fCarCar2.1, whole genome shotgun sequence region CCATTTATCTTTGTGACTAACCACAGCATCACAGGGTTGCCCTAGTGCTGTCTGAATTATTTAGTACTGTTGCCATGAAATGTCTAGACATTGTCTATTTATATACTGCCAGTCTCTTACCTTTATGATCTGTCTGTTCAGGCCGTCATTGTCCGAGTGGTCACGCGTGTCCGTATGGCAGCATCCAGCCTGCCATCTGTCTGCCTGGTTCTTATCAGCCTCTGCCATTGCAGCCAACCTGCAAACCATGCCCACCAGGTAAATATTAAATGGACAAGTCTCTCAAAGCCTCTTAAGGAATGTCTGGGTTGTATTTTACCccagaataaaaataagaaaataaattctGCTTTCATATTTGGCATTGACTAAAGTTTTTGCATTATTCTTGGGACATACACATTTTACCATACTTTTTTTTATAGCTACCCTGACTATCTTGACATTTTACTTCTACtattcccattattttcagtaatGATTCTCATTGCTGTAATGTAGGACATTTGTTCATTACAATAAAACCAATACAGTggttttaaaactaaaataagcaaattcatttttttgttaattcttCATGGTTCTAAAAATAGGATTCCTTGAAAATCAAGAAATGTCTGGATCATATTTCTTCctgaatacattaaaaaaagagaaaaaagaaaattaagcttACATCTACATTTGACATTTTACATTCACTATTCTGACTGCAAATTATGATTTTCATTAccgttatataatattttttacatttataatatttgaattattaaatgttaatggTGCTAAAAAATCattcttaattatttatttagattttaggaGTGAAATATGACCTAGAAATGTGGTCTCCCCAAATTTAAATGTATTGCATAAAGTAAATTAAGTccttatttatattttgcattgaTGTTATTTTCAGGACAGTTGTTCTATTAttgtctgaatgttttttttaacattatagtgatccaattattttttttaattaaaattatttccaTTTTTTACAAATCATAATGGTTTTAATTATTAAACAAGTGAATAGTACTATGCTTTTTCTTCTACTAGGTTTTTACTGTTTGGAGGGTTGCACCAGTCCGCTTCCCTGCCCTGTGGGCACTGCAAGTATGATTGAGGGGTTGCAATCTCAGCTGGATTGCTCTCCATGTCCTCCCGGATTCTACTGTAACACCAGTGCACTAATCAGCCCCACTGGACCCTGCTCTGCAGGTCAATGCCACAGAAACTCCCATTAGAGCCTGTTCTGCTGCTGTATATCTTAATTTTACATCTCGTTCTCCTTCCATAAAAGGCCATTTCTGTTCGTCTGGAGCCACAGAGCCTGCCCCAGTCTCTCAGATGTATGGAGATATATGTCCAGCAGGACATTACTGCCCCGAGCAGAGCAGTGCTCCATTACCCTGTCCTGTCGGATTCATTCTCCAGGACAAAGGAGCCACTTCTTCTAATGACTGCTCCCCTTGCCCTCCAAGCAGATACTGCATTGCACCAGGCTCCTCTCAGCCCTCAGGTTGGCAGATCATAAATGTTACACTGTAAACCACAAAAATGATGATGAGAAATTATGCCTATGTTGTACTTGCCCCTCTGCAGGGTTTTGCGCTCCAGGTCACTATTGCGTCGGCAGCACAGATACTGCCACACCTCAGGCCTCACCCTCTCAGCAGACCTGTTTTTGTGACCTCATACCTTCAGCTCACCTTCAAATGTACGATCTTTGCTTTCTGAAGCACAACATTACCTGCTCAATTCACATTTCGGGTAGGCAACTGGTATGGTACTAAATCATTTATATGGTAACGGATTAGCCTGTTAAAACTGACAGACACTTTTTCAAGGAGATGGTGCTGGAGTCTGGACTGATCTGGATCCCAGACGCGAGTCTGACGGTTATTCAGAATCACCTCTACAAATCACAGAAACATGCACTGGCTTCAAAGGAGACCATTGTCCTAAAGGTATACAATGCACACTGGTATATTTGTTATTACAATTTGTCATTAAAAGGGTTGTTCACCCTTTGCCATAATTCACTCAGATTCAGATTCGTTCTTTATTGGGTTAGGGTTACTCACTCCAATGACACTGCAAACgtgtgactttcttctgtggaacacagaaggagatatatgatatatattttatatgtgctGGATTGCTCTCTTCTATGCAGTTACAATGAATAGGGACTGGACCTTTCAAGTTTCAAAATTGTTTTCTCTggttgagcttttttttttttacatttcattgatTATTTGTTCACAAATCAGACAAAAGTGTGGAATTTTCAATATAGTGAACTAATGATCTATATCTGTATAAGATTATGATTATTATGTACTGATTGTTAAAGCTCAGTTAATCTTTTCTACAGGGTCATATTGCCCAGTGGGTTCTTCTCTTCCTCAGCCCTGTGATTCAGGCTGTTATTGTAATCAGACTGGCCTGCACACTCCTGCAGGCCTCTGTTTTGCTGGATTCTTCTGCAACACTGGCTCCTCAAATCCCAGTGCTATGCTTTGTCCTCCTGGACACTACTGTCCCCAGGGCACACCCCTACCCCTGCCCTGTCCACAAGGCACAATAAGGAGTAAGTAAACGACTTGCTACTTATGGCTAATAGGACAAATCATTAATAAGTGATGATTAAATTATTTAGCAAGGAATTTTATTACTGATTATAGCTTAAAAGATAAatttacattgtttattttataagcaCAGATGCCCCCTCATGCACCCATCCCCTACCCACCTTGGCACCAGCCCTACTCTTGCATCCCTGTCTTTATTGCCTATTAACATTTTACTTGCCATTAACCAATTAAAACGCTGTGGCTGGATACTTATCAATCACTTTCTTATAGTATGAGTCACTTAATGGTTTGAATTTTTCTGGAAGCTTTATAGTTCCATTGTTTTAATTCTCACTAGACTCTGCTGGAGGATCCATTGCAGACGATTGCCTTGAATGTCCACCAGGATATTTCTGTGAACAGAGAGGCCTAACCAAGCCCTCTGGTCTGTGTTCTGAGGGCTATTACTGCCCTGGAGGACAGAACACATCCAGACCACCAGAGTATGTGTGTGGTGCAGGCCACTTCTGTGGAAGTGTAAGTGGAAATCTCaccttattttatcttattttattttatttttacattaaatacagggataaacttttttttatgtgattctttttattataaatatatatatttttatagattatttattttaatatcaatgaCACTAGTGACATGAAATAAAGGAacagccttttttttctttattattaaaatatttagttttgccAGTTTTCTCACTTATTAGGTATTGCCTTACCTGGAAAAAATTACATGAGTAATATAACATTAAACACACCCTTAAAAGTCATAGAAGTTATATACCAGATAGTGAACAAGGCACTTTTAgttagtttaaagggttagttcaccctagaatgaaaatttgtccatcttctactcacccttgaaGCATCCTGGGTCTAtgggactttcttctttcagaataattcaatttgagtcatattaaatattgtccttgctcttccaagcctttaaTGGGGGTAAATGGGAGTTTGtagtcaacagttcagaagatgtaaaataaagtgcgtgcatctgtaataagacgtctctcacacagctccggggggtgaataaaggccccctgtagtgaaTCTATGCGTTTTTGagaaatatccagatttcaaacctaacaaacactttttttctcacttctgttgACTGTTGGAAACCGGAAGATGTGCTGGCAGATGTTGTAGTTCATCAGCGCTGCGTGGTTAGTGACGACcgtggagagagaacaaaacaaaatgctggtcacgaattagaagcaaaaaatatgatttataaagaaaaatgttggaggattttgaaataagccaagaggaggttttcctttgctaaatgaaactttgtttcctttgctcctacatttccctGAGGCGCGCACATGATGCATACACCTTCCATCTTCTGCATGCACATCTTCCGGTTCCCCACAGTCCGCAGatgttagaaaaaaagtgtttattacattttaaatctggACATTTAtctaacaaaaatgcatggattcactacagggggcctttattcaccccccggctGTGTGAGAGACGTTTTATTACAACTGCACGCACTTTAATTCACTTCTTTGGAActattgacaacaaacacccgctcacccccattgaaaggcttggaagagcaaggacaatgtTTAATATAACTTCAATTGGATTATTCtggaagaagaaagtcacatacacccaGGATGCtttgagtagaagatggacaaattttcattctcgttgaactaaccctttaaaccatTTATATAATTGTGCCTTTTACAAGAGATtactttaatatttgaatttttcatgactgaaatgtaaatttttgagAATAACTCAAATAAATATGCTATAAAGTATAAAAGAATCAAAAGTGAAATGGCATGAATTTAGTGATTTAGATTACTTTGTTAATTTGAATCTAATTccctaatttgacatttttaatgcatttaaatctCTTAATATGTTAAAAGCGAATATAAAAATGACAGTGACTTTCATAAAACATACTCATATTGTTAATGCTCTAACAGGGCAGCATCATAGAGAGGCCATGTTTCCCAGGAAGCTTCCAGCCCAGTCTAGGCCAACATAGATGTGAGGTGTGCCCTGCCCGCTTTTTCTGTCCTGAAAACGGTACAAATGATATTTCAACAACTGAatggatgaaatatatatatatgttctttaTGCCTTTACATAAGGATGTTTTTCTTGTACTAGGTATGACGCACCCACTCCCATGTCAGCCTGGATTTTATTGTCCAGTTGGGGCATCTAATCAACATCCATGTCCTCCAGGGAGTTATGGGAACCTGTCTGGATTGGCTGAGCCTTCTGAATGCTCTCAATGTGACCCTGGGACCTATTGTATGGGGTCAGGTATGACGCATGCACAATGATTATATTTTCCCCAGAGAGAACATGCTAATCCTGCTCGGTCTGATATGTGGGGCTGATATTAGTTTGTCTGTCCAGGAAATGTGTCACCAACTGGCTCTTGCAGTGCTGGATTCTTGTGTTTTAGAGGAGCCGTCCTTCCCTCCCCGAATGATAATGAGACTGGAATACCGTGTGCAACTGGGTCCTACTGTCCAGCTGGAAGGTTTGCAGGAATACCTTGTCCCAAGGGCACATTTAGGtatcaatgtttttaaaaatctttatattaAAAGCAACTAAAAAGGAGAAGATTAATTGCATTGCGTTATATTTAAAGAACATAATTGCAATTaacttaacattttttattaaaaatgtaattctatTAACTGCAATTTTTACTAATAAATTAAGTAATTGTTTTGCAGCAATCAGCGTCAATTGTCAGACGTAAGTCAATGCCAAAACTGCACACCAGGGTTTTATTGCTCAGAGCCAGGCCTGACCACAGTCAGTGGACCCTGCTTGCCAGGTTTGAATATCATTTACAGCAGACATTTTTTAGGCTTTAACAGGACTTCTTTAAGCTGAATATTAATATAGCATGGTTTATTCCTACAGGGTTTTTCTGCAGTGAAGGATCTCAGACTTCAGCTCCTGTGTCTGCCGTGTATGGTGATATTTGTCCTCCAGGTCACTATTGTGAAATTGGTAGTGCTGTGCCAACTCCCTGTCCAGTGGGAAGCTGGCGCCCTGATAGTGGGGGAAAGGGCACAGATGATTGCATGCCTTGCCCTGGAGGTACTGTGATACTCCATTCTAGAGATATACTCTCTGCTCCTTTGACTTTAAAAGGCTCCATTTAAGTGTAGTTAGGAAGTTACTACCATTTCTAGAAAAGGTCAAATGCAAAATTGATTGTATTCAtgggtttttttgtgttttgttgttgttgtttgatcgCAGGTCAGTTTCAGGACCAGAAGGGACAGAGTGAGTGTAAACCCTGTCCTCCAGGTTTCCATTGCATCAACCTCACAAGAGGCTTTATGGGCGTCAGCACTCCTTTGGTCTGTCCTAAAGGCTTTTACTGCCCCAATGAGACCGAGTCTGGAAACCCAGTTCCATGTCCTAAAGGCACATACAGTGATTCTCTTGGCCTCATTTCAGCAGGTGATCTATTCAGTGAGCAAGTGAACAtgattaaatgcattcttgtgttTATATCTTCCTTACTGGGCCTGTTTTTTGTATTAATACAGAGCAGTGCCTGGTGTGCCCTATGGGACATTTCTGCGGTTCGGATGGACTCTCTGAGCCCTCAGGGCCCTGTGCCCCTGGATTCCTCTGTTTTGTGCAGGCCACAGTTCCCAACCCCACTGACAACAGCACTGGCACTTTGTGTCCACCAGGGGCATACTGCCTTCTGGGAACAAGAGCAGGTGCTCTTTGgaacagtgttatttttgtattatttatacagtattgTACTATTTATTATAAGTataataagtattaataatacttattatttattatctatttattactatttttaatttgtatatttatgtattttttttagttttagtgattatgttatgcttttgtcatttttattattttttttgcttttcaatATTTGTGTTTAGCTTTCATTCACATTTCAGTTTGAGCAATTTTTGTACAatcaatttttatttcagtttttcatctaatatatgtatttaatttgtatatgtatataatatatgtatttaaaatgtagcttaatttgaatgaattaacCATTTTAgttttaggtaacaataaaaagtCTTAAGTCTTAAGGATTTTCATAAGAGTATTTAGTTTACTGACCCAGAGACCCCCCAAAAGGCTATCAGACAACCCAAGGAGCCCCAAAAAGATACATATTATAAGATCTTTTTATTGAAAACTTCAAAtatcattattacattatataatcaGATCATTATTTAACGAATTTATCATATAGACAAAGATGCTCTGCATGCCCTTTTTCTCTCATTTGAATAAATTGTTTTCACAGATAAGGGaagagtgcatttttttttctctcaacctTATCTGATTGGGCATaatggttatttaatttaatttaatttaatttaatttaatttaatttaatttaatttaatttaatttaatttaatttaatttaatttaatttaatttaatttaatttaatttacagtcaaatacacacgcacacacacacacacacacacacaattcacaatattaatattcCACTTACATACACTTACTATTCACTCACAATACCCACACATTTCCCACAAACCCTATTTTTCATAttctagatttatatatatatatttttttaaagaaaattattagctttttttatcatttgtggAAAAGGATTGTTCAAAGACCCCTACAACCATTACAATACCGCTAAAGCATTGATATTATGCCAGAATTTGAAGCAACCATGAGTCATATTCTATTATTGTCTAATTCTATTGTACTGTGTAGGTGAATGTTCTGCAGGCTACTACTGTGACTGGGGCTCCAGCAGCCCGGAGCAGAGCCTCTGTCCTCCCGGTTTCTATTGCCCCATAGGCACAAACAAGCCCCTGGCCTGCACTACAGGCACTTACAGCTCCGTCATGGGCAACAGTCACCAAGAAAATTGTGAGCCATGTCCATTAGGCTACTACTGTCAGGGTGCGTTATTTATTCTGTCTACAAGAAAATTGGTTTTAAACCATCTCTGTGCTCTTATAAATCTATTACAATTGATCCTATTGCAATACAATGCAGGGGAAGCAGTAGCAGAGCCTCTTCCATGTCTACCGGGGCATTTCTGCCCCACAGGCACATCACAGGATACTCAGTTCCCCTGCCCTCCAGGAACAATGCAGCCACAGTCTGGGACAGCCAGTATAGATGAATGTCTACAATGTCCTGCAGGTCAGCCTGAAAATACatgacaacaaaaaaaattattacataaagAGACTGCTGTTCAAAAATTTGTGGGTCAGTAATATTTTGACATAAGttctacttttattcagcaaggctgcattgaGCTGATAAGTAAAGACATTCATagtaaaagatttctatttcataaatgcttttcttttgaacttgcaATCctgtaaaatgtatcacagtttcttcaaaaatattaagcaggccaactgttttcaacattgatgataataacaagaaataagTGTATTAGAAAGCTTTCTGAGGAATCATGCGACTAAttcaaaattctgctttgcatcataggaataaattacaattttttttaaatatattatgataGAAAACCGCTATTTTAATTTCTgacaatatttcacattttcactgTCTTTATGTTTTATCAAATAAAGCCAGTGAGCATAAGagcattctttcaaaaacatttaaaaatgttatggacccaaaacttttgaatggtatgttCTGATGATAAGCCAGCTGTGACAATGTATTAACATGTtagctttagtaattttagtacttcagtttattttatttcagtttttcatttaatacttaccgtattttccagactataagtcgcacttttttcatagtttggctggtcctgcgacttatagtcaggtgcgacttatttatcaaaattaatttgacatgaaccgagagaaatgaaccaagagaaaacattaccgtctacagctgcgagaggacgctctatgctgctcagtgctcctgtagtctacgtacactgaagacatagagcgccctctcgcggctgtagacggtaatgttttctcttggttcttggttctaaataaatgcgacttatagtccatggcgacttatatgttttttccctcatcatgacgtatttttggattgatgcgacttatactcaggtgcgacttatagtcggaaaaaatacggtatattttatttcagctttatttaaattagcAACACTGTGGAGGATCTGTTTAGCTCATAAGGGTTTTCAACTTTTACAGACCCAGAGACCCCCGAAAAGCTACACATTATAATACCTTTTTTACTGAAAACCTTAATTATCATCATTACATTATATAATCAGatgattatttcattaatttatcatATCAATATAATTCATCCACAAAATGTTGAACAGTTTGTATTCACATCTACATCTAATTTATGTAATCTGTTTATCTAGGCATGTTTTGTGCTCGCCATGGTCTTTCAGAGCCTACAGGGCGCTGCCAGGATGGATTTCACTGCCCTTCGGGGGCCACAAGTCCCAACGGCACTGGAAACGTGGTATATATCATCAGTTCTCTTTCTTAAAAAAGACACCATGTGTTCACAACGGGTTAAACTCATTTCCAGTGTGTGATTTGCAGATTGGATCTACAGGCAACAGCATGTGCCCGCCTGGCCATTATTGCCCAACTGGTATCGGGTCTCCTCTTCCATGCCCCACTGGAACATTCTCCAGCTCCCCAGGGTTGAGTGGGGCAGAGCAGTGTCAGTCGTGTCCTTCTGGGTACTTCTGTGAGCAGACTGCTATGGTCTATCCATCAGAAGCAGCTCTCTGTGATGCTGGGTAATTATATCTATGCTTTTCAGTAGCTAAACAGTCATCTGACAACGGTACACCTACTCCCATTTGAGTTGAGCCAACCCGGTGCACTCATGCATTGCTAATGGACCTTAGTGGCACGATTTTAGATGTAAAAGATTTATTGTCCATTACTGAGTAGTGATGAAACTATTATTGATATTCTCCTTTACTGCAATGTTATGTAAAGTGCAAATGAGTGAGGAAAGATAACTTATTAAAATGAATCTATGTATCCAGTTTCTATCCATTTGTGGCTGGATTTGAAAACAGATACAGTGGAGTGGCAGTGAAGTGCTTTTGCGATTGGCTTGTTGTAGAGATTTTTTCTTCAGGCATCTAGAACCTAGTGTATGCTCATACAACAATTTCTTTTGAAATATAGTTTATGACCAGTTTATTTCTCCCTCACAGGTATGTGTGTATCAATGGCAGTCGTAGTGCTCGACCGGTAGATGGACTACAGGGTTATATTTGTCCAAGCGGACACAGTTGCCCCATTGGTACTCCATTGGAAGTGCCTTGTGAGCCTGGCACATACAGCAGTGCTCCTGGTGCGGTCCACTGTCTCTCATGTCCAGCTGGCACTATGTGTCCTTCCCCTGGCACACAGGAGCCATCCCCATGTCCCATGGGTGAGTCCAGCCCTGTGCTGAGATTATTATGATGGCTCATAAATAATTGCAAATCCTTTTTTTCTCCATCATACAATGCAATTTAAAAGTTTgcagtcagtaagatttattttatggttttgatCAGTATAAGCAGTAAAACtttgaaaattaatataaattaaaataactgttttctattttaatatattttaaaatgtaatttattcctgtgatgcaaagctttttttttcagcagccattactcaagtcttcagtgtcaaaggatcttttagaaataaaatgctgatttgcggCTAAAGAAAAGTTGCTTCTTAACCGTGAtacattatcatgaaaaattattgtCGGGatcatttgatgaatagaaattataaaagctaaaatgataaatatttttactatcaCTATTGATCACTTTTACAGAACATGTCCTTTCTGATTaatatgatgcaaaaaaaaaataaaaataaaaaaataatctgaattaatttgtaaaaaaaaaaaaaaaaaaaaaaaaagtctgcatcCAAATCTTTGAAAagtagtgtacagtatatactgtcAAGCTGGCTAACAATCTGCCACCTATCCTGTGTTGCATCAGGTCATTTTTGCCCTGTTGGCACTGCTGAAGCTGTACCCTGTCCTGTGGGCACACTAGGACAGGTTACCAGGGCTCAGTCGGAGGGTGCCTGTGTGCCCTGCCCTACCGGCCTCTACTGTAGTTCACCTGGAACATCACAACCACAGGGTCTGATATCATCCCACACTTTTTATAAGAGCACAGGTTTTAGTCTGTGACTATATCATATGGACTAATTGTCGTTTTATTTGTAGGCCAGTGCCAGCAGGGTTATTTCTGCCAAGCAGGGTCTCCAAATCCTGCTCCTTTGAATACAACTGGCTATCTCAGGAATGGCCCCTGTCCGCAGGGTCACTTTTGCCCTTCTGGAACCCTAATGCCTCTGCCTTGCCCAGCAGGCAGCATTCGTAACCTCACAGGTGTGTACAGACccacacatttattttaatataaatctatAAAACATTTAGAGCTTCTAAGAAAAACAATAAAGCTTTTCAAAAGGGCAGGTATTATACACAACCAAAAACAACAAGAGAAGCAACATGTAGTTGCATATGAATAATTTACCAGGGATTGAGCATCAAAATAAATGAGCTATCAAATCAAATAAGCTGTGTTGCTTAAACTCACTGGTGCATAAATAATATTGCACAGATTCTGCTTTAGTTACTCTTATAAATTCACTCTAGCAATATAATTCACATGCATCTAAATATTCCCCTTTCCATTTTCTCTGGAACCTTTTTCACATTAatattttaccatttattttaCCATTATGTATTTACTAACATGCAGTGTTTTGTGTTCATAATATTGATCTGCCCATAGGGGGTTACTCCATAGAAAGCTGTCTTCCCTGCCCAGCAGGACATTACTGTGCTAGCGAAGGCCTGGATGCTCCAACTGGACCCTGTGCTGCAGGCTTTTACTGCCCTGTAGACTTTTCCTCCACTACCCCACACGCCTTCCTCTGCCCCAAGGTCAGTTCTGCCTCCTTCACACCCTTCTATTGCTTTTAAATCTGTGCCTAGCAACCTGACTGACAGGTTTTGCTCTCTCAGGGTTATTACTGTCCCTTGGGCTCAACCCTGGCCTTGCCCTGCCCAACGGGACAGTACCAGCCGAATCCGGGCTCGGATAACTGCATCCCTTGCCGTCCAGGCTATTACTGTGAGGAGGCAATTATCGGAGACCCCCGGCCTTGCCCGCCGCACTACTACTGCCCTGCAGGTAACCCATGCTGCTGTAATTATCTATATTGTGTCTGTGGATTCTTTAGTACACGCACATTATCTGATTCTGCTTGTAATTGCAGCAACAATGGTTCCTCAGCCATGTCCCAATGGCACATACACCCCACTTGAGGTCGGGGGTTtgcaggaggagagagagtgtttgCCGTGTCCACCAGGAAAGTTCTGCAAGTATGTTTACAGATCTTATAAGAGTGTTTCTTCAACCATGGACCCTTATGACCTTGTAGACTTCTAGAAAATAAGCATAACTTTACACACTCTCTcttattttattatctgtatgcTTCTATTCAGatgtttgggtcagtaagatttttaatgtctttGAACGAAGTcgcttattctcaccaaggctgcatttatctgggaaaaaatacagtaaaactttcatatttattacaatttaaaatagctgttataatttattttaaaatgtaatttattcctgtgatggcaaagatgagTTCCCTTTCTGTTGTTCACTTTGACGGTGTGTCAAGTGTACAACACTAGGGGTCACTCTTGGGAGCCCAAACACTTCTGACATCTTTGAGAAAAGGCCAATGAAATAGGTTTTGCAGAACTTGCATGGCTGGTCATGCCCCGGACATCCAGGTAAAAATAAGTCAGCATAACATCTGCTCACTCGTTCTGTTTTTCGTTGCCGAATGCATCTTGTTTTCACTGAGAAGTTGTGATCATTCACCTATTGATTCCTCGTAATTGGATCTAAGGCACGGTCATCAGTCCCAACTCATACACAGATAAGTGTTGTGAGAGTACCCCAGGGTGCTTCAGCAGTGATCTTTAAAGAGTGAATTTCCTCTAAAAGAGTACAATTTCTCTGAGAGGTACACAGGTGCAATTGTGTGGCAAGGTGTTATGGCTCACACCGTGCCTTCAGTCCTTGGAAGGACATATGTTTTCTATGGGCATGAGTGCCCTTAGAAAAGGTGTCCAGATAAATTGTTGTTACAACATATGCTTTCAAGACAGGGGGTGCCATGTGAAACTGGCATACAGCACCAGGGGTCTGGACAGGCCCTCGGCTGCATTGGCATATCAGTTGCCGGGCCTTGAGGAGGTTTCGACCATTGATCCAATGCAAGCCTGTGTTGGTCCCTATCGGACAACACAGAGATGGTTgcatacatcaaccaccagggtgATGTTTGCTCCCATTGTATGTCACAACTCACCCGCAATCTCTTAATTTGGAGCAAGCACAGACTCAGGTCTCTGCATGCCACTCATATCAATCGTGTAGTGGATCTCCTGTCGCGACAGGTCTCACTCAAAGTCAGGGAAGACGGGGAACAGCTCCTGCTTGTGGCCCCTTATTGGCTCATCAGAACTTGGTTCATGGTGCTCGTGCTCATGGCATCAGTTCCTCCCTGGCGAATTCCCCTGAGGAAGGACCTTCATGTTTGATCCCTGGAAGTGAAAGGAGGAACTAAGAGACCTTTCACCAGCTGTGGTGAATACCATTACTAAGGCCAGATCCCTTCAGTGAGGCGGTTGTTCGACCTGAAGTGGTGCGCTTTCGTGAATTGG contains the following coding sequences:
- the LOC132107606 gene encoding neurogenic locus notch homolog protein 4-like, with the protein product MPKLHTRVLLLRARPDHRFFCSEGSQTSAPVSAVYGDICPPGHYCEIGSAVPTPCPVGSWRPDSGGKGTDDCMPCPGGQFQDQKGQSECKPCPPGFHCINLTRGFMGVSTPLVCPKGFYCPNETESGNPVPCPKGTYSDSLGLISAEQCLVCPMGHFCGSDGLSEPSGPCAPGFLCFVQATVPNPTDNSTGTLCPPGAYCLLGTRAGECSAGYYCDWGSSSPEQSLCPPGFYCPIGTNKPLACTTGTYSSVMGNSHQENCEPCPLGYYCQGEAVAEPLPCLPGHFCPTGTSQDTQFPCPPGTMQPQSGTASIDECLQCPAGMFCARHGLSEPTGRCQDGFHCPSGATSPNGTGNVIGSTGNSMCPPGHYCPTGIGSPLPCPTGTFSSSPGLSGAEQCQSCPSGYFCEQTAMVYPSEAALCDAGYVCINGSRSARPVDGLQGYICPSGHSCPIGTPLEVPCEPGTYSSAPGAVHCLSCPAGTMCPSPGTQEPSPCPMGHFCPVGTAEAVPCPVGTLGQVTRAQSEGACVPCPTGLYCSSPGTSQPQGQCQQGYFCQAGSPNPAPLNTTGYLRNGPCPQGHFCPSGTLMPLPCPAGSIRNLTGGYSIESCLPCPAGHYCASEGLDAPTGPCAAGFYCPVDFSSTTPHAFLCPKGYYCPLGSTLALPCPTGQYQPNPGSDNCIPCRPGYYCEEAIIGDPRPCPPHYYCPAATMVPQPCPNGTYTPLEVGGLQEERECLPCPPGKFCKAGQVKGLCAAGFLCISGSSEFTPQATFLLNRDQCEWGAQCAGLCPAGFYCPVGIEEPLSCPANTIRETPGASTIHDCLPCPPRHWCQEGDPIPRMCPPGYYCDGIVDYESEGRPGPRECPLFTYRPMSGAGSKGDCLTCPPGTFCNSTGLTDFSSFLCPPGHWCSGTGFPVTCPAGTMRAQAGAAAVSQCEPCPPGTFCPHPRTMGQPNTAGIPCRASYECPAGSVTETPCRAGSYCRPQTGDPTPCPAGYYCPEGSRTYSSPQQV